From a single Methylacidiphilum kamchatkense Kam1 genomic region:
- a CDS encoding WD40/YVTN/BNR-like repeat-containing protein, which yields MAYGKILVTEDGGASWRLYQLPTQRAVKALWFDQLGRGYAAVENGNYLKLAESLFKTDNGGKSWKIVLSGAKQISSLFGLSTVRIWGAGFCPGIPSTDLIFLSNTE from the coding sequence TTGGCTTATGGAAAAATTTTAGTCACCGAAGACGGAGGAGCAAGCTGGAGACTTTATCAACTCCCTACTCAACGAGCGGTAAAGGCTCTTTGGTTTGACCAACTTGGAAGGGGATATGCAGCAGTAGAAAATGGAAATTATCTGAAATTAGCTGAGTCTTTGTTCAAAACTGATAATGGAGGGAAAAGTTGGAAAATCGTTTTATCTGGCGCTAAACAAATCAGCTCACTTTTTGGATTAAGCACTGTGAGGATTTGGGGAGCTGGATTTTGTCCAGGAATTCCTTCTACAGATTTAATTTTCCTTTCCAACACAGAATAG
- a CDS encoding glycosyltransferase family 2 protein yields MYISVVILTYNSEKTISSTLQSALAVSDDIHIVDSYSTDNTLKILNAYPVHIIQHPFENYAKQRNYAIENLPIKNNWELHLDADEKLTPGLIQELKDPTLFNQEQIDGYYLPRIVRFLGKIIKHGGISPTWHLRLFRRGKGHCEDRLYDQHFYVRGQTAKLSGTMIDDIQMDLTEWIQRHNRWASLEAQEIYYNLNNGKNIKAKWQGNPVEQKKALKQLYYKLPLFIRPFLLFGYRYFIKLGFLDGFEGLIFYVLQTFWFRFLIDAKLWEYSKKEKFPNHLVKQ; encoded by the coding sequence ATGTATATATCTGTTGTAATCCTTACCTACAATTCAGAAAAAACAATCAGTTCCACTCTTCAATCAGCTCTTGCTGTTTCAGATGATATCCATATTGTAGACTCCTATAGTACAGACAATACTTTAAAGATATTAAACGCTTATCCAGTTCATATTATTCAACATCCTTTTGAAAACTATGCCAAACAAAGAAATTATGCTATTGAAAATTTACCCATTAAAAATAATTGGGAACTCCATTTGGATGCTGATGAAAAACTTACTCCTGGGCTTATTCAGGAATTAAAAGATCCCACTCTATTTAATCAAGAGCAAATTGATGGATATTATTTACCTAGAATAGTGCGTTTTCTTGGAAAAATAATAAAGCATGGAGGAATTTCTCCAACTTGGCATCTTAGATTGTTCAGAAGAGGGAAAGGACACTGTGAAGATCGCCTTTATGATCAGCATTTTTATGTGCGAGGACAAACAGCAAAACTTTCAGGAACAATGATTGATGATATCCAAATGGATTTGACTGAATGGATCCAACGACACAATAGATGGGCTTCTTTAGAAGCCCAAGAGATTTACTATAACCTCAATAATGGGAAAAATATTAAAGCTAAATGGCAAGGAAATCCAGTTGAACAAAAAAAAGCATTAAAACAGCTTTATTATAAGCTACCCCTTTTCATCCGTCCTTTCCTGTTATTTGGATATCGATATTTTATTAAACTAGGTTTTCTAGATGGATTTGAGGGATTGATTTTCTATGTGTTACAAACATTCTGGTTTCGCTTTCTTATTGATGCAAAATTATGGGAGTATTCTAAGAAAGAAAAATTTCCTAATCATCTTGTAAAACAATAA
- a CDS encoding class I SAM-dependent methyltransferase, whose amino-acid sequence MQRLFDDLDEYNELLFKFTGKTIENSRVFEIGFGARPLRMALLQSYGAHVKGVDLDIPFLHGKFSEIIRIWKQNGSERAIKSFIRYYLFDLSERNTLAKAIELHGKKMNFSFSNENLFFCDASELEFQPNSFDLIISEDVFEHITMPSLLKLIPKIAHWLDSNGLALIRPNIYTGISGGHLTEWFPSTVNCEIKRKSEPWEHLRKNRFRPNTFLNKLSRKDYRALFSQRFCILEERVKYPYLGKKWLTPEIQHELREYSEDELFSNTVLFVLKPIK is encoded by the coding sequence ATGCAGAGATTATTTGATGATTTAGACGAATATAACGAATTGCTTTTTAAATTCACAGGAAAAACTATAGAAAATTCACGTGTTTTTGAGATTGGTTTCGGAGCTCGACCTTTAAGAATGGCTCTTCTTCAAAGTTATGGTGCTCATGTTAAAGGAGTGGATTTGGATATTCCTTTTCTTCACGGGAAGTTTTCTGAAATTATAAGAATATGGAAACAAAATGGAAGTGAAAGAGCAATTAAGTCATTTATTCGTTATTACCTATTTGATCTTTCCGAAAGAAATACTTTAGCAAAAGCTATCGAATTACATGGAAAAAAAATGAATTTTTCGTTCTCCAATGAAAACCTTTTTTTTTGTGATGCATCTGAATTAGAATTTCAACCTAATAGCTTTGATCTAATAATTTCTGAAGATGTTTTTGAACATATAACAATGCCTTCTCTTCTCAAGCTTATCCCAAAAATAGCTCACTGGTTAGACTCTAATGGACTGGCCTTAATTCGACCAAACATCTATACAGGGATCAGTGGAGGACATCTTACCGAATGGTTTCCTTCGACAGTTAATTGCGAAATAAAACGAAAAAGTGAGCCTTGGGAACATCTTAGAAAAAATAGATTTCGGCCAAATACTTTCCTTAATAAGCTTTCACGAAAAGATTATCGGGCTTTATTTTCTCAAAGATTTTGTATATTAGAAGAACGGGTCAAATATCCTTACCTTGGAAAGAAGTGGTTAACTCCTGAAATTCAACACGAACTTAGAGAATATTCAGAAGACGAACTTTTTTCTAATACAGTACTTTTCGTTTTAAAACCCATAAAGTAA